A section of the Triticum dicoccoides isolate Atlit2015 ecotype Zavitan chromosome 7A, WEW_v2.0, whole genome shotgun sequence genome encodes:
- the LOC119330533 gene encoding disease resistance protein RGA5-like, with protein MLREFKEEGQIVPLLEQQVRSPPIDDAEEAEESPQVPNNVFSDPGPSTRRDVSIRGTEIRSPISASLGAMRPLVGKLDMLLQAPLIQGCSNSKRVKRLMEVMRLLKDDVEKMDSYLDQLSEVDDPPMAANCWMNEARNLSYDMEDYIDSLIFAQPEHPSLVPNNIKTFRSGLKFRFFLKFFSHAKTTKTQLVSIAETLSEFRMYVQEAIERHQRYSLHSCSTLKRWFVPIGPTVPVSVRYDEEAAHIVVDSWMSEFINSLVADVGEDQEQQQHQQLKVVAVLGPSCLGKTTLAKVLYSRIGKQYHCRAFIRVSKKPDMKRIFRDILSQLQHPDPPQDFKETDLIDNIKIYLQNKRYLIIIDDLWETSVWDIISHAFPEGSRGSTIVTTTQIEDVAVACSCYQSGHVFEMKPLDDDHSRKLFFNRLFGSESECPDELKQVCDEIAEICDGLPLATISIASLLLSQPVMSNDFFTYIHHSVISCFSAVPTSERTRQALNLSYNNLPRYLKTCLLYLNMYPEGYTFLKGDLVKQWVAEGLICTTEGQDIEKVAESYFYQLIGRSFIQPTCVNYYNEVLSCQVHDMVHDLIAHKSAEENFIMPIDYRCQKNVSLSHKARRLSLIFGDARYAKTPANIRKSLVRSVRFSGLLESMPCLTEFKLVRVLNLQLSGQGCRDNDMADLTGISEMFQLRYLKIASDVCIKLPNHVLQCLGTLDITDARFAPVPWDVNFPRLLHLHMSLPVERDLLDWIDRTRSPSLMSLGKLNHLQELHLTFSSLSTFQHVAKNMEALGSLIGGHRNLKTVAVAQASSVKNTPASKTYISWDCMEPPPLLQRFEFSPHSSCIFSQVPSWVGKHGNLCILKIVVKGLPAHCADILRGLPALTALSLYVETPPDDTIIFDKAGFSVLKYFKLTFMRGIAWVNFEADAMPSLWKLKLVFDAIPPLGQQWETYAHNTALINIDYMPGLREIFTKFRGAAADLEYVSMIGVVSNHPSNPTIDVQLADSGSYGNESTEAEITTR; from the exons ATGCTGCGAGAGTTCAAGGAGGAGGGGCAGATCGTACCTCTCCTTGAGCAGCAGGTACGGTCTCCACCTATTGATGATGCGGAGGAGGCCGAGGAATCTCCTCAAGTGCCCAACAATGTCTTCTCCGATCCAGGTCCTTCTACCAGAAGAG ATGTTTCTATCCGAGGCACAGAGATTAGGTCCCCAATCAGTGCTTCACTGGGCGCCATGAGACCCCTTGTTGGGAAGCTGGATATGCTGCTGCAAGCTCCTCTTATACAAGGATGCTCCAACTCCAAGAGggtcaagaggctcatggaggtgatgCGCCTCCTCAAAGATGACGTTGAAAAGATGGACTCCTACCTTGATCAATTGTCAGAGGTGGACGACCCTCCTATGGCGGCCAATTGCTGGATGAATGAGGCGCGCAACCTGTCTTATGACATGGAGGATTATATTGACAGCTTAATATTTGCGCAGCCTGAGCATCCCTCCCTTGTTCCCAACAACATCAAGACATTCAGATCCGGCCTCAAATTCAGATTCTTCCTCAAATTCTTCAGTCATGCCAAGACTACCAAGACTCAGCTTGTTAGTATTGCGGAAACGCTATCAGAATTCAGGATGTATGTTCAGGAGGCGATTGAACGGCACCAGAGATACAGTCTCCATTCTTGCAGCACACTGAAGCGGTGGTTTGTGCCCATTGGACCTACGGTTCCAGTTTCAGTGCGGTATGATGAAGAAGCGGCACACATTGTAGTCGATAGTTGGATGAGTGAGTTTATTAACTCACTGGTGGCTGACGTTGGGGAGGATcaagagcagcagcagcaccagCAGCTCAAGGTGGTAGCTGTTCTTGGACCGTCATGTCTCGGTAAAACTACACTTGCCAAAGTGTTGTACAGCAGAATTGGGAAGCAATACCATTGTCGAGCTTTCATTCGGGTGTCTAAGAAACCCGATATGAAGAGGATTTTCCGTGACATTCTCTCGCAACTCCAGCATCCGGACCCCCCACAGGATTTTAAGGAGACTGACCTCATTGATAATATCAAGATATATCTACAAAACAAAAG GTATCTGATTATTATTGACGATCTATGGGAAACATCAGTATGGGATATTATTAGTCATGCTTTTCCCGAGGGTAGTCGAGGCAGCACAATAGTAACAACTACACAGATCGAAGACGTTGCAGTAGCATGTAGCTGCTATCAGTCAGGGCATGTCTTTGAAATGAAACCTCTGGATGATGATCACTCAAGAAAGCTATTTTTTAACAGACTCTTTGGCTCTGAAAGTGAGTGTCCTGATGAACTGAAACAAGTATGTGATGAAATTGCTGAAATATGTGATGGTTTGCCACTAGCCACAATCAGCATAGCTAGTCTTCTACTAAGCCAGCCTGTCATGTCAAATGATTTCTTCACATACATCCATCACTCGGTAATCTCTTGTTTCTCTGCAGTGCCTACTTCTGAAAGAACTAGACAAGCACTGAATCTGAGCTACAATAATCTTCCTCGTTATTTGAAGACATGCCTGCTCTACCTTAATATGTATCCAGAGGGCTACACATTCTTAAAGGGTGATTTGGTTAAGCAATGGGTGGCTGAAGGTCTGATCTGTACAACAGAAGGGCAAGACATTGAAAAAGTTGCAGAAAGCTATTTCTATCAGCTTATTGGTAGAAGCTTCATCCAGCCGACATGTGTCAACTACTACAATGAGGTGTTGTCCTGTCAAGTGCATGACATGGTACACGATCTTATTGCGCACAAGTCTGCAGAAGAAAATTTCATCATGCCAATAGACTACAGATGTCAAAAGAATGTGTCACTTTCTCATAAGGCCCGTCGACTCTCGCTCATATTCGGTGATGCGAGATATGCCAAGACACCAGCAAACATCCGAAAATCACTAGTTCGGTCAGTTAGATTTTCTGGATTACTTGAGTCTATGCCTTGTCTTACAGAGTTCAAGCTTGTTCGTGTCCTAAACCTTCAACTAAGTGGTCAAGGCTGCCGTGATAATGATATGGCAGACCTCACTGGGATTTCAGAAATGTTTCAGCTGAGATATTTGAAGATTGCAAGCGATGTCTGCATCAAACTGCCGAACCATGTACTACAGTGCCTGGGTACATTGGATATTACCGATGCAAGATTTGCTCCTGTTCCATGGGATGTGAATTTTCCACGCTTGCTGCACTTGCACATGAGTCTTCCTGTCGAGAGAGATCTGCTGGATTGGATAGACAGAACAAGGTCCCCCAGTCTAATGAGCCTTGGCAAGCTAAACCACCTGCAGGAGCTCCATCTTACCTTTTCTTCACTGTCTACTTTCCAGCATGTGGCAAAAAACATGGAAGCTCTGGGTTCTTTAATCGGAGGTCATCGCAACCTGAAAACTGTAGCAGTGGCTCAGGCCTCATCGGTTAAAAATACGCCGGCTTCAAAAACATACATTTCATGGGATTGCATGGAACCTCCTCCTCTTCTCCAGAGATTTGAATTCTCGCCGCACAGCAGCTGCATATTCTCACAGGTACCTTCGTGGGTTGGAAAACATGGCAACTTATGCATTTTGAAGATTGTTGTGAAGGGACTGCCAGCACATTGTGCTGATATTCTCAGAGGATTGCCGGCCCTCACTGCCCTGTCGCTGTATGTGGAGACGCCACCTGATGATACGATCATCTTTGACAAGGCCGGTTTCTCAGTTCTCAAGTACTTCAAGCTTACGTTCATGCGGGGTATAGCTTGGGTAAATTTTGAGGCGGATGCAATGCCTAGTCTCTGGAAGCTCAAGCTAGTTTTCGATGCCATCCCCCCACTGGGCCAACAGTGGGAAACATATGCACATAATACGGCATTAATCAACATCGATTATATGCCAGGCCTTAGAGAGATATTCACAAAATTTAGGGGTGCAGCTGCTGATCTGGAGTATGTTTCGATGATTGGCGTAGTTAGCAATCATCCGAGCAATCCTACAATTGACGTGCAATTAGCGGATTCTGGTTCCTATGGCAACGAAAGCACCGAGGCAGAAATAACAACCAGATGA